In Procambarus clarkii isolate CNS0578487 chromosome 36, FALCON_Pclarkii_2.0, whole genome shotgun sequence, one DNA window encodes the following:
- the LOC138371550 gene encoding Kruppel-like factor 18, producing the protein MSPTAGDMSPTAGDMSPTAGDMSPTAGDMSPTAGDMTLAAGDMTLAAGDVTLTAGDMTLAARDMTLAAGDMTLAAGDMTLAARDMTLAAGDMTLAARDMTLAAGDMTLAAGDMTLAAGDMTLAAGDMTLAAGDMTLAAGDMTLAAGDMTLAAGDMTLAAGDMTLAAGDMTLAAGDMTLAAGDVTLAAGDMTLAAGDMTLAAGDMTLAAGDMTLAAGDMTLAAGKQDHKTQKSQPLHNPGQHGEFRTGRSCLLQLPDHRDKALAACQVTVV; encoded by the exons ATGAGTCCAACAGCTGGTGACATGAGTCCAACAGCTGGTGACATGAGTCCAACAGCTGGTGACATGAGTCCAACAGCTGGTGACATGAGTCCAACAGCTGGTGACATGACTCTAGCAGCTGGTGACATGACTCTAGCAGCTGGTGACGTGACTCTAACAGCTGGTGACATGACTCTAGCAGCTCGTGACATGACTCTAGCAGCTGGTGACATGACTCTAGCAGCTGGTGACATGACTCTAGCAGCTCGTGACATGACTCTAGCAGCTGGTGACATGACTCTAGCAGCTCGTGACATGACTCTAGCAGCTGGTGACATGACTCTAGCAGCTGGTGACATGACTCTAGCAGCTGGTGACATGACTCTAGCAGCTGGTGACATGACTCTAGCAGCTGGTGACATGACTCTAGCAGCTGGTGACATGACTCTAGCAGCTGGTGACATGACTCTAGCAGCTGGTGACATGACTCTAGCAGCTGGTGACATGACTCTAGCAGCTGGTGACATGACTCTAGCAGCTGGTGACATGACTCTAGCAGCTGGTGACGTGACTCTAGCAGCTGGTGACATGACTCTAGCAGCTGGTGACATGACTCTAGCAGCTGGTGACATGACTCTAGCAGCTGGTGACATGACTCTAGCAGCTGGTGACATGACTCTAGCAGCTG ggaagcaagatcacaaaacacaaaaatcacaacctctccacaaccctggacaacatggggaGTTCAGAACAGGACGCTCCTGCCTCTTACAACTCCCAGACCACCGTGACAAGGCCTTAGCTGCCTGCCAGGTCACAGTGGTCtaa